One segment of Clostridium botulinum DNA contains the following:
- a CDS encoding cob(I)yrinic acid a,c-diamide adenosyltransferase, whose product MKIYTKTGDKGTTALYGGSRVDKDSLRVEAYGTVDEVISFIGLAYAESEDKEEKDALQEIQKKLFVLGAELASDEKGLTYLKEVITDEDIEKLEVLIDKYMELAGPFNGFVTPGKNKISAALHVARTVTRRAERIIATLSKEEHINEPVKMYINRLSDVLYAFARYNEEK is encoded by the coding sequence ATGAAAATTTATACTAAAACAGGTGATAAGGGAACTACCGCTTTATATGGTGGCAGTAGAGTAGATAAAGATAGTTTAAGAGTTGAAGCATATGGAACTGTTGATGAAGTTATTTCATTCATTGGTTTAGCTTATGCTGAGAGTGAAGATAAAGAAGAAAAAGATGCACTCCAAGAAATACAAAAGAAATTATTTGTATTAGGTGCAGAACTTGCTAGTGATGAAAAGGGATTAACATATCTAAAAGAAGTAATAACAGATGAAGATATAGAAAAACTAGAAGTTCTAATAGATAAATATATGGAGCTTGCAGGACCTTTTAATGGGTTTGTAACTCCAGGAAAAAATAAAATATCAGCAGCTTTGCATGTAGCAAGAACTGTAACTAGAAGAGCAGAAAGAATAATTGCTACACTTAGTAAAGAGGAACATATTAATGAGCCAGTTAAAATGTATATAAATAGACTATCAGACGTTTTATATGCATTTGCTAGATATAATGAAGAAAAATAG
- a CDS encoding diol dehydratase small subunit, with translation MEQRKMNPQDYPLATKRPESIKTPTGKNLQDITLENVLKGDIKAEDVRISPETLEMQAQIAEGMKRDAIARNFRRAAELIKVPDDRILEIYNALRPNRSTKEELFAIADELETVYGAKVNADFVREAIEVYEARQKLRQE, from the coding sequence ATGGAACAAAGAAAAATGAATCCACAAGATTATCCTTTGGCTACAAAAAGACCTGAAAGCATAAAGACACCAACAGGAAAAAATCTACAAGATATAACTCTAGAGAATGTATTAAAAGGAGATATTAAAGCAGAAGACGTTAGAATATCACCAGAAACTTTAGAAATGCAAGCTCAAATTGCTGAAGGTATGAAGAGAGATGCTATAGCTAGAAACTTTAGAAGAGCAGCAGAACTTATAAAAGTTCCAGATGATAGAATTCTTGAAATATATAATGCATTAAGACCAAATCGTTCAACAAAAGAAGAACTTTTTGCAATAGCTGATGAACTTGAAACGGTTTATGGAGCAAAAGTTAATGCAGATTTCGTAAGAGAAGCTATTGAAGTTTATGAAGCAAGACAAAAGTTAAGACAAGAATAA
- a CDS encoding propanediol/glycerol family dehydratase large subunit: MKSKRFQVLAKRPVNQDGLIGEWPEEGLVAMNSANDPKSSIKIENGTVVELDNKKREDFDMIDRFIADYAINLKNAQKAMSLDSVEIARKLVDINVSRDEIVDITTSITPAKVVEVVSHMNVVEMMMALQKMRARKTPSNQCHVTNLKDNPVQIAADAAEAGIRGFSEQETTVGIVRYAPFNALAILIGSQVGRGGVLTQCSVEEATELDLGMRGLTSYAETVSVYGTEAVFTDGDDTPWSKAFLASAYASRGLKMRYTSGTGSEALMGYSEGKSMLYLESRCIYITKGAGVQGLQNGAVSCIGMTGAVPSGIRAVLAENLIAAMLDIEVASANDQTFSHSDIRRTARTLMQMLPGTDFIFSGYSAVPNYDNMFAGSNFDAEDFDDYNVLQRDLMVDGGLRPVSEEETIAIRNKAAKAIQAVFRELDFPAITDEEVEAATYAHGSKDMPERNIVEDLKAAEEMLKKRVSGLDIVKALSTGGFDDVAGNILNMLKQRVTGDYLQTSAILDNDFDVISAVNDKNDYMGPGTGYRISPERWEEIKNIPNVIKPEDIE, encoded by the coding sequence GTGAAATCAAAAAGATTCCAGGTTTTAGCAAAACGTCCTGTAAATCAAGATGGTCTTATTGGAGAATGGCCAGAAGAGGGGTTAGTAGCAATGAATAGCGCTAACGATCCAAAATCTTCAATAAAAATTGAAAATGGAACAGTAGTAGAATTAGATAACAAAAAAAGAGAAGACTTTGATATGATAGATAGATTTATAGCTGATTATGCAATCAATTTAAAAAATGCACAAAAAGCTATGAGTTTAGATTCAGTAGAAATAGCAAGAAAACTTGTAGATATAAATGTTAGTAGAGATGAGATAGTTGACATAACAACATCTATAACACCAGCTAAGGTAGTAGAAGTCGTGTCACACATGAATGTTGTTGAAATGATGATGGCTCTTCAAAAAATGAGAGCAAGAAAAACACCTTCAAATCAATGTCACGTTACAAACTTAAAAGATAACCCAGTTCAAATTGCAGCAGATGCAGCAGAAGCAGGAATAAGAGGTTTTTCAGAACAAGAAACTACAGTTGGTATAGTTAGATATGCTCCATTTAATGCATTAGCTATATTAATCGGTTCACAAGTAGGTCGTGGAGGAGTTTTAACTCAATGTTCAGTTGAAGAAGCTACAGAACTTGACCTTGGTATGAGAGGACTTACAAGTTATGCAGAAACAGTTTCAGTATACGGAACTGAAGCAGTATTTACAGATGGAGATGATACTCCATGGTCAAAGGCATTCTTAGCATCAGCTTATGCTTCAAGAGGTCTTAAAATGAGATATACATCAGGTACAGGTTCAGAAGCGTTAATGGGATATTCAGAAGGAAAATCAATGCTTTACCTAGAGTCAAGATGTATATATATAACTAAAGGTGCTGGAGTTCAAGGACTTCAAAATGGTGCAGTTAGTTGTATAGGTATGACAGGAGCAGTTCCATCAGGAATAAGAGCAGTACTTGCTGAAAACTTAATAGCAGCAATGCTTGATATAGAAGTTGCGTCAGCAAATGACCAAACTTTCTCACATTCAGATATAAGAAGAACAGCAAGAACATTAATGCAAATGCTACCAGGAACAGACTTTATATTCTCAGGATATAGTGCAGTTCCAAACTATGATAATATGTTTGCAGGTTCAAACTTTGATGCTGAAGACTTTGATGATTACAACGTTCTTCAAAGAGACTTAATGGTAGATGGTGGATTAAGACCAGTATCAGAAGAAGAAACAATTGCAATTAGAAATAAAGCAGCAAAAGCAATACAAGCAGTATTTAGAGAATTAGACTTCCCTGCTATAACTGATGAAGAAGTTGAAGCAGCAACTTATGCTCATGGAAGTAAAGATATGCCTGAAAGAAACATAGTTGAAGACTTAAAGGCAGCAGAAGAAATGCTTAAGAAGAGAGTAAGTGGATTAGATATAGTTAAAGCATTAAGCACTGGTGGATTTGATGATGTTGCAGGTAACATATTAAACATGCTTAAGCAAAGAGTAACTGGAGATTATTTACAAACTTCAGCTATATTAGATAATGATTTTGATGTTATAAGTGCAGTTAATGATAAAAATGATTATATGGGACCAGGAACTGGTTATAGAATTAGTCCAGAGAGATGGGAAGAAATAAAGAACATCCCTAACGTAATAAAACCAGAAGATATAGAGTAA
- a CDS encoding diol dehydratase reactivase subunit alpha, with amino-acid sequence MKIIAGVDIGNATTEVALSKVENGNVEFLSSGIVPTTGIKGTEENIDGVFSSLKGALKKVNLELKDLNLVRINEAAPVIGDVAMETITETIITESTMIGHNPSTPGGVGTGIGKTIYIEDLDNLEIDKIEENQFIPLILSRVNFLEAAARINAATQRGINITSAIVQRDDGVLINNRLEKKIPIVDEVTLLEKVPVGMKAAVEVAAQGDVVETLSNPYGIATVFNLTSEETKMIVPISRALIGNRSAVVIKTPKGDVQEKSIPAGKIHINGLKRKEVVDVEHGAEKIMDAVNLCVPIQDVKGEAGTNAGGMLERVRQVMANLTKQKISDITIQDLLAVDTFIPQMVKGGLAAEFSMENAVGIAAMVKADKLQMQMIADKLQEQLNVPVEVGGVEADMAIRGALTTPGSSTPLAILDMGAGSTDASIINRQGEICSIHLAGAGNMVTMLIKSELGLEDFNLAEDIKKHPLAKVESLFHIRHEDGTVEFFEKPLESAVFAKVVILKDGMLVPIDGQTSLEKIRNIRKCAKEKVFVTNCLRALKIVSPTGNIRDIEFVVLVGGSSLDFEVPQVVTNALSQYGVVAGRGNIRGTEGPRNAVATGLVLAFNGNGEIK; translated from the coding sequence ATGAAAATAATTGCAGGTGTAGACATTGGTAATGCTACAACGGAAGTAGCATTATCAAAGGTTGAAAATGGAAACGTAGAGTTTCTTTCAAGTGGCATAGTTCCAACAACAGGAATAAAAGGCACTGAAGAAAACATAGATGGAGTATTTTCCTCTTTAAAAGGAGCTTTAAAAAAAGTAAATTTAGAACTTAAAGATTTGAACTTGGTTAGAATCAATGAAGCAGCACCAGTTATAGGTGATGTTGCTATGGAAACTATCACTGAAACTATAATAACAGAATCTACAATGATTGGACACAATCCATCTACTCCAGGTGGTGTAGGTACTGGAATAGGAAAAACTATATATATTGAAGACTTAGACAACTTAGAAATAGATAAGATTGAAGAAAATCAATTTATTCCGTTAATTTTAAGTAGAGTTAACTTCTTAGAGGCTGCAGCTAGAATTAATGCTGCAACTCAAAGAGGTATAAATATAACATCAGCAATAGTTCAAAGAGATGATGGAGTTCTAATTAATAATAGATTAGAAAAGAAAATACCTATAGTAGATGAAGTAACGCTTTTAGAAAAAGTTCCAGTAGGAATGAAAGCCGCAGTAGAGGTTGCTGCACAAGGTGATGTTGTTGAAACTTTATCTAATCCATACGGTATTGCTACAGTATTTAATTTAACATCAGAAGAAACTAAAATGATAGTACCAATATCTAGAGCTTTAATAGGAAATAGATCTGCAGTAGTAATTAAAACACCTAAAGGTGATGTTCAAGAAAAAAGTATACCTGCAGGTAAAATTCATATAAATGGATTAAAAAGAAAAGAAGTTGTAGATGTAGAACACGGTGCAGAAAAGATAATGGATGCAGTTAACTTATGTGTTCCAATTCAAGATGTTAAAGGCGAAGCTGGTACAAATGCTGGTGGAATGTTAGAAAGAGTAAGACAAGTAATGGCAAATCTTACAAAACAAAAAATATCAGATATTACAATTCAAGACTTATTAGCAGTTGATACATTTATACCTCAAATGGTAAAAGGTGGACTTGCAGCGGAATTCTCAATGGAAAATGCAGTAGGAATAGCAGCTATGGTTAAAGCCGACAAACTTCAAATGCAGATGATTGCAGATAAATTACAAGAACAATTAAATGTTCCTGTTGAAGTTGGTGGAGTAGAAGCTGATATGGCTATAAGAGGAGCATTAACAACTCCAGGAAGTAGTACACCACTTGCAATCTTAGATATGGGAGCAGGATCTACTGATGCATCAATAATAAATAGGCAAGGAGAAATTTGTTCAATCCATTTGGCTGGAGCAGGTAACATGGTAACTATGCTTATAAAGTCAGAACTTGGATTAGAGGATTTCAACTTAGCTGAAGATATTAAAAAACATCCATTAGCAAAGGTAGAAAGCTTATTCCATATAAGACATGAAGATGGAACAGTAGAGTTTTTCGAAAAGCCATTAGAATCAGCAGTTTTTGCTAAGGTTGTAATCTTAAAGGATGGAATGCTTGTGCCAATAGATGGACAAACTTCTTTAGAAAAAATTAGGAACATAAGAAAATGTGCTAAAGAAAAGGTATTTGTAACTAACTGCTTAAGAGCATTAAAAATAGTATCACCTACAGGAAATATAAGAGACATTGAATTCGTTGTATTAGTAGGTGGATCTTCATTAGATTTTGAAGTTCCTCAAGTAGTAACTAATGCTTTATCACAATATGGAGTAGTAGCTGGAAGAGGAAACATCAGAGGAACAGAAGGCCCAAGAAATGCTGTAGCTACAGGACTTGTATTAGCTTTTAATGGAAATGGAGAAATTAAGTAA
- a CDS encoding GlcG/HbpS family heme-binding protein, which translates to MKKLNEIKQLSLEVVKEMAKAAEEKAASMNVPVIFAAVDAGANLMLMHRMEDAFITSIDIAINKAYTAACLKQGSHGIAECVQPGQSLYGLQLTNNCRIVPFGGGFPIIVDGSVVGAVGVSGGTVEEDMAIAQAAVDAFNK; encoded by the coding sequence ATGAAGAAGTTAAATGAAATCAAACAATTAAGCTTAGAAGTGGTTAAGGAAATGGCTAAAGCAGCTGAAGAAAAAGCAGCTAGTATGAATGTACCAGTAATTTTTGCAGCAGTAGATGCTGGAGCAAACTTAATGTTAATGCACAGAATGGAAGATGCTTTCATAACAAGTATTGACATAGCAATAAACAAAGCTTATACAGCAGCATGTTTAAAGCAAGGAAGCCATGGAATAGCTGAATGTGTACAACCAGGTCAAAGTCTTTATGGACTTCAACTTACAAACAATTGCAGAATAGTTCCATTTGGCGGTGGATTTCCAATAATAGTTGATGGAAGTGTTGTAGGAGCTGTTGGAGTAAGTGGTGGAACTGTAGAAGAAGATATGGCTATAGCTCAAGCTGCAGTAGATGCTTTTAACAAGTAA
- a CDS encoding glycerol dehydratase reactivase beta/small subunit family protein has protein sequence MMMRHFKYDMPTICLYHCSTLKDLTIFNEILWGLEEEGIPCKVSSKEDSLSSEELSHIASQDSRLAVGIGIDKSGKVTLTLNKLKKYEPLFTVSLDDGDKVLRALGANAGRLVKGIAFK, from the coding sequence ATGATGATGAGACATTTTAAATATGACATGCCAACCATATGTCTTTATCATTGCTCAACATTAAAAGACTTAACTATATTCAATGAAATTTTATGGGGATTAGAAGAAGAAGGAATACCTTGTAAGGTATCAAGTAAAGAAGATTCCTTAAGTTCAGAAGAGCTTAGTCATATAGCTTCACAAGATTCAAGATTAGCAGTAGGTATAGGTATCGATAAAAGTGGAAAAGTAACATTAACTTTAAATAAACTTAAAAAATATGAACCTTTGTTTACTGTTAGTCTAGATGATGGCGATAAAGTTTTAAGAGCTTTAGGAGCTAATGCAGGAAGATTAGTTAAGGGAATTGCTTTTAAGTAG
- a CDS encoding iron-containing alcohol dehydrogenase yields the protein MRMYDYLVPSVNFMGAGCVKLVGERCQILGGKKALIVTDKFLRNMEGGAVELTVKSLQEAGIEVAYYDSVEPNPKDTNVADGLKIFQDEKCDMIVTVGGGSAHDCGKGIGIVATHEGDLYEYAGIETLTKALPPIVAVNTTAGTASEVTRHCVITNTKTKVKYVIVSWRNLPLASFNDPELMVKKPAGLTAATGMDALTHAIEAYVSKDANPVTDAAAIQAIKLISNNLRQAVALGENLVARENMAYGSLLAGMAFNNANLGYVHAMAHQLGGLYDMPHGVANAMLLPHVEKYNLISNPQKFADIAEFMGENIQGLSVMEAAEKAIDAMFRLSTDIGIPTSLKEMGIKEEDFEYMAEMALKDGNAFSNPRKGNEKDIVAIFKAAF from the coding sequence ATGAGAATGTACGATTATTTAGTACCAAGTGTTAACTTTATGGGCGCTGGATGTGTAAAATTAGTAGGAGAAAGATGTCAAATATTAGGCGGAAAAAAAGCTCTAATAGTAACAGATAAATTCTTAAGAAACATGGAAGGTGGAGCAGTAGAATTAACTGTTAAATCATTACAAGAAGCTGGAATAGAAGTTGCATACTATGATTCAGTTGAACCAAATCCAAAAGATACAAACGTTGCTGATGGATTAAAAATATTCCAAGATGAAAAATGCGATATGATAGTTACAGTTGGAGGCGGAAGTGCTCATGACTGTGGTAAAGGTATTGGTATAGTTGCTACTCATGAAGGAGATCTTTATGAATATGCTGGAATAGAAACTTTAACTAAAGCTCTTCCACCAATAGTTGCAGTTAATACTACAGCTGGAACAGCAAGTGAAGTTACAAGACATTGTGTTATAACTAACACTAAAACTAAAGTTAAATATGTTATAGTTAGCTGGAGAAACTTACCATTAGCTTCATTCAATGATCCAGAATTAATGGTTAAAAAACCTGCAGGTTTAACAGCTGCTACAGGAATGGATGCATTAACTCATGCTATCGAAGCTTATGTATCAAAAGATGCAAACCCTGTAACTGATGCTGCTGCTATACAAGCAATAAAATTAATATCAAACAACTTAAGACAAGCAGTTGCTTTAGGTGAAAACTTAGTAGCAAGAGAAAACATGGCATACGGTTCATTATTAGCTGGTATGGCATTCAACAATGCTAACTTAGGATACGTTCATGCTATGGCTCACCAATTAGGTGGATTATACGACATGCCACATGGAGTAGCTAATGCTATGCTTCTTCCACATGTTGAAAAATACAACTTAATCTCAAACCCACAAAAATTTGCTGATATAGCAGAATTCATGGGAGAAAACATACAAGGATTATCAGTTATGGAAGCAGCAGAAAAAGCTATAGATGCTATGTTCAGACTTTCAACTGATATCGGAATTCCTACAAGCTTAAAAGAAATGGGAATAAAAGAAGAAGATTTCGAATACATGGCTGAAATGGCATTAAAAGATGGTAATGCATTCAGTAACCCAAGAAAAGGAAACGAAAAAGATATAGTTGCAATATTTAAAGCTGCATTTTAA
- a CDS encoding propanediol/glycerol family dehydratase medium subunit has protein sequence MENTTNQYVIPKLQLTEVGEAKVGTKVDEVVIGLAPAFLKFQSKTLVNVSHSDILTEIIAGIEEEGLKARVVRVIRTSDVSFISNDAAKLSGSGIGIGIQSKGTTVIHQKDLLPLNNLELFPQAPLLTLETYRLIGKNAAKYAKGESPTPVPTKNDQMVRPKFMAIAALFHIKETKHVEIGAKPIEIEVKF, from the coding sequence ATGGAAAATACAACAAATCAATATGTTATACCAAAGCTTCAGCTTACTGAAGTAGGAGAAGCAAAAGTTGGAACTAAGGTAGATGAAGTTGTTATAGGATTAGCACCAGCTTTCCTTAAGTTTCAAAGCAAGACATTAGTTAATGTATCACATAGTGACATATTAACAGAAATTATAGCAGGAATAGAAGAAGAAGGACTAAAGGCTCGTGTTGTTAGAGTAATAAGAACATCTGACGTTTCATTTATATCAAACGATGCAGCAAAACTAAGTGGTTCAGGAATAGGTATAGGAATACAATCAAAAGGAACAACAGTTATCCATCAAAAAGATTTACTTCCTTTAAATAACTTAGAATTATTCCCACAAGCACCACTATTAACACTAGAAACTTATAGATTAATAGGAAAGAATGCAGCAAAATATGCTAAGGGAGAATCACCAACACCAGTTCCTACAAAGAACGATCAAATGGTTAGACCTAAGTTTATGGCAATAGCTGCCCTATTTCATATAAAAGAAACTAAACATGTAGAAATTGGAGCAAAACCAATAGAAATTGAAGTTAAATTTTAA